A single Haloglycomyces albus DSM 45210 DNA region contains:
- a CDS encoding SsgA family sporulation/cell division regulator — MSTARSATVDIATTMRLVAPDFATVAVKASLHYDPADPYAVRVVFHPDGTDAEQVAWSFSRELFAEGLEEPTGMGDVRVWPWTTPRGESVALALSSPDGNALFEISRAVIQRFLRRAFSLVPRGREDSYVDMDAELVKLLTEET, encoded by the coding sequence ATGAGTACGGCTCGGTCGGCGACAGTCGATATCGCAACGACCATGCGGTTGGTTGCACCTGACTTCGCAACAGTAGCGGTCAAAGCTTCATTGCATTATGACCCCGCGGATCCATATGCGGTGCGTGTGGTATTCCACCCCGACGGAACCGACGCGGAGCAAGTGGCGTGGTCGTTTTCCCGCGAACTCTTCGCCGAAGGACTGGAAGAACCAACCGGAATGGGAGACGTCCGGGTGTGGCCATGGACGACTCCTCGGGGCGAATCGGTCGCCCTCGCCCTCTCCTCACCCGACGGAAACGCCCTCTTCGAGATCAGCCGGGCGGTCATCCAGCGCTTCCTGCGCCGAGCGTTCAGCCTGGTCCCACGGGGACGTGAGGATTCATATGTCGACATGGACGCCGAATTGGTCAAGCTGTTGACCGAAGAAACCTAA
- a CDS encoding O-methyltransferase, which yields MSQSQWTAVDEYLEHTGIEEDEALKRAKTSSQEAGLPPIQVSPAQGKFLHLLASVQGAKRILEIGTLGGYSAIWMARALPADGHLVTLEVDPKHAKVAGSNVSQAGLTGLVDLRVAPALETLQKLVDSQEEPFDLVFIDADKESYPQYLEWSLKLTRPGSVIVADNVVRGGSVAVTSSADARVQGVRSYLEQVARCPRLDATVLQTVGVKGYDGFSLARVID from the coding sequence ATGAGCCAATCCCAATGGACCGCTGTCGACGAATACCTCGAACATACCGGAATCGAAGAGGACGAAGCTCTCAAACGCGCTAAAACCTCGTCGCAGGAGGCTGGACTGCCTCCTATTCAAGTGTCGCCGGCGCAAGGAAAGTTCTTGCATCTCTTGGCGAGTGTGCAAGGTGCCAAGCGCATATTGGAGATCGGTACCCTGGGTGGGTACAGCGCCATATGGATGGCACGCGCGCTTCCGGCCGACGGGCATCTGGTGACTCTCGAGGTCGACCCCAAACACGCCAAGGTAGCGGGATCGAACGTCTCGCAAGCCGGACTGACCGGGCTGGTGGATCTACGGGTGGCACCGGCCCTGGAGACGTTGCAGAAGCTGGTGGATTCCCAGGAAGAACCGTTTGACCTGGTATTTATCGACGCGGATAAAGAGTCGTATCCGCAGTATCTGGAGTGGTCGCTGAAGTTGACCCGTCCCGGGTCGGTCATTGTCGCCGATAACGTCGTTCGGGGAGGTTCGGTGGCGGTGACGTCGAGTGCCGATGCGCGCGTCCAGGGTGTTCGTTCGTATTTGGAACAGGTGGCCCGTTGTCCTCGGCTGGACGCGACCGTACTGCAGACGGTCGGCGTCAAGGGCTATGACGGATTCTCCTTGGCCCGCGTGATCGACTAG
- the cutA gene encoding divalent-cation tolerance protein CutA, which yields MDRYSSDEDAICEIVVTGPDIDTLSAITKKLLESNLIACGHHSSIRAMYEWENETVDESEARVRLHTAASLIGEVSRIIEQEHPDDVPCVLALPVIGGSTAYADWVRRTTVGRL from the coding sequence GTGGACCGGTATTCAAGTGATGAGGACGCGATTTGCGAAATCGTAGTGACGGGACCCGACATCGACACCCTCAGTGCGATCACCAAGAAACTGCTGGAGTCCAATCTGATCGCATGTGGACATCATTCCAGCATTCGCGCGATGTACGAATGGGAAAACGAAACAGTTGACGAATCGGAGGCCCGTGTCCGATTGCATACCGCCGCATCGTTGATCGGAGAGGTGTCGCGCATTATCGAACAGGAACATCCCGACGATGTTCCCTGTGTGCTCGCATTGCCTGTCATCGGTGGGTCCACCGCATATGCGGACTGGGTTCGCCGCACCACGGTCGGGCGGTTGTAA
- a CDS encoding serpin family protein, with product MERMLWSVELVHAVNSFSADWIASRHRAPKVASGLAVWPLLGELALGASGTTRTELVEALRKEPVSADVAVLIDLMSESERVSVALATWLGSNLALDPEWIEALPNGTVRSLTGDSTVDQNRMDEWVRNSTDGKITSMPVEARQDTVLMLASAVSLATEWEQPLQPNRRAISQGPWANDRPYQGLDVLTDADTLRFDDDLAQWTAAGTGDVDVALVIGRPELPPSFVLSEAVRRVDDSGWGRSGSSVSVGDVGPGFEVVEREKDHPATGQKLEVETVAFDLTERLDLLEDAAVLGLTTASNAQRADFSRLCADALFVGQARQESQATFGATGFEATSVTAVGMVLSSAVGSATHRYLHQRVLLKFDRPFGYVVTHRPSGLVLLAGWVDEPRFDGE from the coding sequence ATGGAACGCATGCTGTGGTCGGTCGAATTGGTTCACGCGGTCAATTCGTTCAGCGCCGATTGGATCGCTTCGCGCCACCGAGCGCCGAAGGTAGCGTCGGGCTTGGCGGTGTGGCCCCTGTTGGGGGAGCTGGCTTTGGGGGCCTCCGGAACGACGCGTACCGAACTGGTGGAGGCTCTGCGGAAAGAACCGGTCAGTGCGGACGTCGCGGTACTCATCGACCTGATGTCCGAATCCGAGCGTGTATCCGTTGCCCTGGCAACCTGGTTGGGGTCGAACCTTGCCTTGGACCCCGAATGGATTGAGGCTCTTCCCAACGGCACGGTCCGGTCGCTGACAGGAGACTCCACTGTCGACCAAAACCGTATGGATGAGTGGGTACGGAACAGCACCGACGGTAAAATTACCTCAATGCCCGTAGAGGCGCGCCAGGACACGGTCCTGATGCTGGCTTCCGCGGTCAGTCTCGCGACCGAATGGGAGCAGCCCCTGCAGCCAAACCGTCGGGCGATCTCGCAGGGGCCCTGGGCGAACGATCGACCGTACCAGGGTTTGGACGTACTGACGGATGCCGACACCCTCCGTTTTGACGATGACCTCGCACAGTGGACTGCGGCGGGAACAGGCGATGTTGACGTCGCGCTCGTCATAGGTCGGCCGGAGCTGCCTCCCTCCTTTGTGCTTTCTGAAGCGGTGCGGCGTGTGGACGACTCCGGATGGGGACGGTCGGGTTCATCGGTCTCCGTCGGGGACGTTGGTCCCGGGTTCGAAGTCGTGGAACGCGAAAAAGACCATCCCGCAACCGGACAGAAACTGGAAGTGGAGACGGTGGCGTTCGATCTGACCGAGCGGCTGGACCTGCTGGAGGATGCCGCCGTCCTGGGGTTGACGACGGCCTCGAACGCTCAGCGAGCGGACTTCTCACGATTGTGTGCGGACGCGCTTTTCGTCGGGCAGGCCCGGCAGGAATCCCAGGCGACCTTTGGGGCAACCGGGTTCGAAGCGACCAGCGTGACGGCCGTAGGAATGGTTTTGAGTTCGGCGGTCGGCTCCGCGACGCACCGATATCTGCATCAGAGGGTGCTGTTGAAGTTCGACAGACCGTTCGGATACGTGGTCACACATCGGCCGTCCGGCTTGGTGTTGCTCGCGGGTTGGGTCGACGAACCGCGTTTCGACGGTGAATAG
- a CDS encoding phosphoribosyl-ATP diphosphatase, with protein sequence MKTFEQLYHELTDKAEQRPAGSGTVAALDAGVHSIGKKVVEEAAEVWMAAEYESDDAAAEEMSQLLYHVQVMMIAKGISLEDVYRKL encoded by the coding sequence ATGAAAACTTTCGAGCAGCTGTACCACGAATTGACTGACAAAGCCGAACAACGCCCCGCTGGTTCGGGCACAGTCGCCGCGTTGGACGCCGGAGTCCATAGTATCGGCAAGAAGGTCGTGGAGGAAGCTGCCGAGGTCTGGATGGCCGCCGAATACGAGAGTGACGACGCGGCGGCGGAGGAGATGTCCCAGCTTCTTTACCACGTACAGGTGATGATGATCGCCAAGGGAATCTCCCTCGAAGACGTTTACCGCAAACTCTAG
- the hisG gene encoding ATP phosphoribosyltransferase, whose protein sequence is MLRVALPNKGALSDGANELFREAGYRQRRTNRDLTAVDSVNGVEFFYLRPGDIATYVASGDLDIGVTGRDLALDSGADVEEVIGLGFGRSTFRFAGAPGMAATASDLAGKRIATSYAGVVRAHLEEQGVEAEIVSLAGAVENAIALGVADAVADVVETGTTLRQAGLEIFGAPILKSEAVLIRKAGNDDSEASELLLRRLKGVLVARTYVMLAYDVKAELLEKAVDLTPGIESPTVSPLHSEGWVAVQAMCKRDTIHQIMDDLYELGARGILATDIGACRL, encoded by the coding sequence ATGCTGCGAGTAGCACTACCCAATAAAGGCGCCCTATCGGATGGGGCGAACGAATTGTTCCGCGAAGCCGGTTACCGCCAGAGGCGTACCAACCGGGATCTGACCGCGGTCGACTCCGTCAATGGCGTGGAATTCTTTTACCTGCGTCCCGGGGACATTGCCACTTATGTGGCGTCGGGGGATCTCGATATCGGGGTTACCGGGCGCGACTTGGCACTGGATTCGGGTGCCGACGTGGAGGAAGTCATCGGCCTTGGTTTCGGTCGGTCCACATTCCGTTTCGCCGGGGCGCCCGGCATGGCCGCGACGGCGAGTGATTTGGCGGGCAAACGAATCGCGACGTCATACGCCGGGGTGGTACGAGCCCACCTGGAGGAACAAGGCGTGGAGGCCGAGATCGTGTCCCTCGCGGGTGCGGTGGAGAACGCGATCGCGCTAGGTGTGGCCGACGCGGTGGCCGATGTGGTGGAAACCGGCACGACACTCCGTCAAGCGGGGCTGGAGATCTTTGGAGCTCCCATACTGAAATCCGAGGCCGTGCTGATTCGCAAGGCCGGCAATGACGATTCCGAGGCCTCTGAATTGCTGCTGCGCCGGTTGAAAGGCGTTCTAGTGGCGCGCACGTACGTCATGCTCGCCTACGATGTGAAGGCGGAGTTGCTGGAGAAGGCGGTTGACTTGACTCCGGGGATCGAATCGCCGACCGTATCCCCGCTGCATTCGGAGGGCTGGGTCGCCGTGCAGGCCATGTGTAAGCGCGACACGATTCATCAGATCATGGACGACCTGTATGAACTTGGGGCACGGGGTATTCTGGCGACCGATATCGGAGCCTGCCGCCTCTAA
- a CDS encoding PH domain-containing protein has product MSDIRAWSGGAKTRLHPITPYIKAAHVLIPVVFLLVINLPLGQEPDMGFWFGLIASAASVIGGFFSWYFTGYRIDSGHDHTDESTDDAVEPTVASPGSGPELQIIEGVLTRKRRSIPISRLQSVEIAQPLLARMFGLAQLNLEVAGASSTEAPLAYLTLGEARHLRGELLDLSRQRRRTGTDPEEEPESVAPGDEESAGEEYVYPIAVPPIAQVPNRRVVGAAALKTVPFFAFLTLATALTSVISAVLSATVVAFVSLGITAAVVGFWGIVWFMDFNENWDFVLTEQDGDLRTRRGLLQKYSNTVPLNRVSALRFSLPVLWRLPGWRKVDVTTASLGMQANVAGGAPVLPVGLDDQARWVAAHALPAVDFQHVELSAIPRRVWWRNPLTFKIRGCGLNPTAFVVREGIFPQTTMFVPYARIQEVRITQGVLQRLQGVASVRARIAGSASFDAVAHHRNIAEAVEIANELRSRADLAVAHEAPRLG; this is encoded by the coding sequence GTGAGCGATATCCGAGCCTGGTCGGGAGGCGCTAAGACGCGCCTGCATCCGATCACCCCGTATATCAAAGCCGCCCATGTTCTTATCCCGGTCGTATTTCTATTGGTGATCAACCTACCGCTCGGGCAGGAACCCGATATGGGATTCTGGTTCGGTCTCATCGCCAGTGCCGCCTCCGTCATCGGAGGTTTTTTCAGCTGGTATTTCACTGGTTATCGCATTGATTCAGGGCACGATCACACCGACGAGTCGACCGACGACGCTGTGGAGCCAACGGTCGCCTCTCCAGGGTCAGGGCCGGAACTCCAGATTATCGAAGGCGTCCTCACCCGCAAACGTCGCTCCATCCCCATCAGCCGACTGCAGAGTGTGGAGATCGCCCAACCGCTCTTGGCGCGTATGTTCGGGCTCGCTCAGCTCAACCTGGAAGTCGCCGGGGCCTCCAGCACCGAAGCGCCCCTTGCCTACCTGACGCTCGGCGAAGCCCGACACCTGCGCGGAGAACTGCTGGACTTGTCCCGACAAAGACGCCGGACCGGCACCGATCCCGAGGAGGAACCCGAATCGGTTGCCCCAGGCGATGAGGAATCGGCCGGCGAGGAGTACGTCTACCCCATCGCCGTGCCTCCGATCGCACAGGTCCCGAATCGCCGCGTCGTCGGCGCAGCGGCGTTGAAAACGGTTCCCTTCTTCGCCTTTCTCACTCTGGCTACGGCTTTGACTTCCGTCATCAGTGCCGTTCTGTCCGCCACCGTGGTCGCCTTCGTTTCTCTCGGGATCACCGCGGCCGTCGTCGGGTTCTGGGGCATCGTCTGGTTCATGGATTTCAACGAGAACTGGGATTTCGTTCTCACCGAGCAGGACGGCGACCTCCGCACCCGACGTGGACTCCTGCAGAAATACTCCAATACCGTTCCCCTCAACCGAGTCAGCGCACTCCGATTCTCCCTACCCGTCCTCTGGCGTCTCCCCGGCTGGCGCAAGGTGGACGTCACCACCGCTTCGCTCGGAATGCAGGCCAATGTGGCGGGAGGAGCGCCGGTACTTCCTGTCGGGTTGGACGACCAGGCGCGTTGGGTCGCCGCTCACGCACTTCCCGCAGTCGATTTCCAGCACGTCGAACTCAGCGCGATTCCGCGACGCGTATGGTGGCGCAATCCGCTCACCTTCAAAATCCGCGGCTGCGGGCTCAATCCGACCGCATTCGTGGTACGGGAGGGGATCTTTCCTCAAACCACCATGTTCGTCCCCTACGCACGCATTCAAGAAGTACGGATCACGCAAGGGGTCCTACAGCGTTTGCAGGGCGTGGCCAGTGTACGGGCCCGCATCGCCGGATCGGCCTCATTCGATGCCGTAGCGCATCATCGCAACATCGCCGAAGCGGTCGAAATCGCCAATGAACTACGCTCACGAGCCGATCTCGCAGTCGCTCACGAAGCTCCTCGGTTGGGCTGA